One Miscanthus floridulus cultivar M001 chromosome 11, ASM1932011v1, whole genome shotgun sequence DNA window includes the following coding sequences:
- the LOC136493107 gene encoding sugar transport protein MST1-like — MAGGGFAAAEGGHARNDYGGGGGVTVSVVVTCLMAASCGLIFGYDVGVSGGVTQMESFLVKFFPEVSSGTQNAKHDAYCRYDDQRLTAFTSSLYIAAMLSSLVASRVTRTVGRSAVMLIGGVLFLVGSAINAGAVNVAMLIIGRMLLGFGVGFTTQAAPLYLAETSPARWRGAFTTAYNIFQVLGALAATVTNYFTNRIPGWGWRVSLGLAAVPATIVVLGALLVPDTPSSLVLRGDTDSARVSLRRLRGPGAETDAELNDIVRAVEDARRNDEGAYGRLCAKGYGHYLVMVVAIPSFFDLTGVIVMAVFSPVLFRTVGFSSQKAIFGSVILSLFNLASSLLSSFVMDRAGRRLLFLAGGAAMMICQLAMSCILAGHLGKHNDAVAMPWDYAVAVLVLMCLYTFSFGVSWGPLKWVVPSEIYPVEIRSAAQALTVSIALCLSFAQTQVFVSLLCAMKHAIFLFYAGWVLAMTAFVAAFLPETKGVPLEAMRSVWAGHWYWRRFVRDAKQEVQVNCL; from the exons ATGGCCGGAGGCGGGTTCGCCGCGGCGGAGGGCGGCCACGCACGCAACGactatggaggaggaggaggcgtcaCGGTCTCCGTCGTGGTCACCTGCCTCATGGCCGCCTCCTGCGGCCTCATCTTCGGCTACGACGTTGGCGTCTCAG GTGGTGTGACGCAAATGGAGTCGTTCCTGGTGAAGTTCTTCCCGGAAGTGTCGAGCGGGACCCAGAACGCGAAGCACGACGCGTACTGCAGATACGACGACCAACGGCTCACGGCGTTCACCTCGTCGTTGTACATCGCAGCGATGCTCTCGTCGCTGGTGGCGAGCCGCGTGACGAGGACGGTGGGCCGGTCCGCCGTCATGCTGATCGGCGGCGTCCTGTTCCTCGTCGGCTCCGCAATCAACGCCGGCGCCGTCAACGTCGCCATGCTCATCATCGGACGGATGCTGCTCGGCTTCGGAGTCGGGTTCACCACGCAGGCTGCTCCTCTGTACCTCGCGGAGACATCGCCGGCACGGTGGCGCGGGGCGTTCACCACGGCGTACAACATCTTCCAGGTGCTGGGCGCACTGGCCGCCACGGTCACCAACTACTTCACCAACCGCATCCCGGGCTGGGGATGGCGCGTGTCGCTGGGCCTCGCCGCCGTCCCGGCCACCATCGTCGTCCTGGGCGCCCTGCTGGTCCCGGACACTCCCAGTAGCCTCGTCCTGCGCGGCGACACCGACAGCGCCCGGGTCTCGCTGCGACGCCTCCGTGGCCCGGGCGCGGAAACCGACGCGGAGCTCAATGACATCGTCCGCGCCGTGGAGGACGCGCGGCGGAACGACGAGGGCGCGTACGGGAGGCTGTGCGCCAAGGGGTACGGACACTACctggtgatggtggtggccatcccctccttcttcGACCTCACCGGCGTCATCGTCATGGCCGTCTTCTCGCCGGTGCTGTTCCGGACGGTCGGGTTCAGCAGCCAGAAGGCGATATTTGGATCCGTGATTCTTAGCCTCTTCAACCTGGCCTCTTCATTGCTCTCCTCCTTCGTCATGGATCGCGCCGGCCGCAGGCTCTTGTTCCTCGCCGGTGGCGCAGCAATGATGATTTGTCAG TTGGCCATGTCGTGCATCCTTGCGGGGCATCTCGGCAAGCACAACGACGCGGTGGCGATGCCGTGGGACTACGCGGTGGCCGTGCTGGTGCTCATGTGCCTGTACACCTTCAGCTTCGGCGTGTCGTGGGGGCCGCTCAAGTGGGTGGTGCCGAGCGAGATCTACCCCGTGGAGATCAGGTCGGCGGCGCAGGCGCTGACGGTGTCCATCGCGCTCTGCCTCTCCTTCGCGCAGACGCAGGTGTTCGTTTCCCTGCTCTGCGCCATGAAGCACGCCATCTTCCTGTTCTACGCCGGATGGGTCCTGGCCATGACGGCCTTCGTCGCCGCGTTCCTGCCGGAGACCAAAGGCGTGCCGCTGGAGGCCATGCGCTCCGTCTGGGCGGGGCACTGGTACTGGAGGAGGTTCGTCAGGGATGCCAAGCAGGAGGTTCAGGTGAACTGCCTGTAG
- the LOC136490693 gene encoding sugar transport protein MST1-like, whose product MPGGASLLNSGGSMADSSGGLTVPVVVTCLMAASGGLIFGYDIGISGGVSEMEAFLKKFFPGLLKRTARGANEDVYCIYNNQALTAFTSSLYAFGMVGTLLASRVTRRLGRQAVMLIGGSLFLVGALVNAAAANLAMLIVGRMLLGLGLGFSGQATPVYLAEVSPPRWRGGFISAFPLFISIGYLVANLINYGTSRIPDWGWRLSLGLAAVPAAVMVAGAAFIPDTPSSLVLRGKHDDARAALQRVRGKGVDIGAEFADILAAAESNRRNEEGAFRRILRREYRPYLVMAVAFPVFLNLTGVAVTAFFSPILFRTVGFESDAALMGAVILGLMNIGGILASGFAMDRYGRKLLFIIGGALMFTCQVAMASIIGSQLGNGSKMAKGYAVTVLVVTLVFSASFSWSWGALYWTIPGEIYPVEVRTAGQGAAVALNLGLNFLQAQFFLAMLCCFKYGTFLFYASWLVVMTAFAVAFVPETKGVPLESMAHVFARHWYWGRFVKDHQKFGEEST is encoded by the exons GAGGTGTGTCGGAGATGGAGGCTTTCCTGAAGAAGTTCTTCCCCGGCTTGCTCAAGAGGACGGCGCGCGGCGCCAACGAGGACGTCTACTGCATCTACAACAACCAGGCGCTGACGGCCTTCACCTCGTCGCTGTACGCGTTCGGCATGGTGGGGACGCTGCTGGCGAGCCGCGTCACCCGGCGGCTCGGGCGCCAGGCCGTGATGCTGATCGGCGGCAGCCTCTTCCTGGTCGGCGCCCTCGTCAATGCCGCCGCGGCTAACCTCGCCATGCTCATTGTTGGGCGGATGCTGCTCGGCCTGGGCCTCGGGTTCTCGGGCCAGGCCACGCCGGTGTACCTCGCCGAGGTGTCGCCcccgcgctggcgcggcggcttCATCTCGGCGTTCCCGCTCTTCATCAGCATAGGGTACCTGGTCGCCAACCTCATCAACTACGGCACCTCGCGGATCCCGGACTGGGGCTGGCGCCTGTCGCTGGGCCTCGCCGCCGTCCCCGCCGCCGTCATGGTGGCGGGCGCCGCGTTCATCCCGGACACCCCCAGCAGCCTCGTCCTGCGCGGGAAGCACGACGACGCGCGCGCCGCGCTGCAGCGGGTGCGCGGCAAGGGCGTGGACATCGGCGCCGAGTTCGCGGACATCCTCGCCGCTGCGGAGAGCAACCGGCGGAACGAGGAGGGCGCGTTCCGCCGGATCCTGCGCCGCGAGTACCGCCCCTACCTGGTGATGGCCGTGGCGTTCCCGGTGTTCCTGAACCTCACGGGGGTCGCCGTCACCGCCTTCTTCTCGCCGATCCTGTTCCGGACCGTCGGGTTCGAGAGCGACGCCGCGCTCATGGGCGCCGTCATCCTGGGCCTCATGAACATCGGCGGCATCCTCGCGTCGGGCTTCGCCATGGACCGCTACGGCCGCAAGCTGCTCTTCATCATCGGTGGCGCGCTCATGTTCACTTGCCAG GTGGCGATGGCGAGCATCATCGGATCACAGCTGGGCAACGGGAGCAAGATGGCCAAGGGGTACGCGGTGACGGTGCTGGTGGTGACGCTGGTCTTCTCGGCGAGCTTCAGCTGGTCGTGGGGCGCGCTGTACTGGACCATCCCCGGCGAGATATACCCCGTGGAGGTGCGGACGGCGGGGCAGGGCGCGGCGGTGGCGCTCAACCTGGGGCTCAACTTCCTGCAGGCGCAGTTCTTCCTGGCGATGCTGTGCTGCTTCAAGtacggcaccttcctcttctacgcgtcgtggctggtggtgatgacCGCCTTCGCCGTGGCGTTCGTGCCGGAGACCAAGGGCGTGCCGCTCGAGTCCATGGCCCACGTCTTCGCGCGCCACTGGTACTGGGGCAGGTTCGTCAAGGACCACCAGAAGTTCGGCGAAGAGTCCACCTAG